A stretch of the Osmerus eperlanus chromosome 10, fOsmEpe2.1, whole genome shotgun sequence genome encodes the following:
- the LOC134028343 gene encoding polycystin-1-like protein 2 — translation MESMSFTQLLLSTLFLLCPSGAEEESEAFACPEHQQGFDSSCYEFGGLRRSFFSAQGWCERGGGHLAFIQNEETQQFLQKHLESETDWWLGLAPASANLTLDSSAAEGPLSWLDGSDVSYSNWVSSPAPGAGCAHILRNSGFQWEATANCSQEFTFVCEFESGRTIACAHHNATLQCGSGQVIEVDDSFYGRKTAHYCRLSPNPSPTSTQEECSWMDVVDSVTGDCHGLQVCQATVDVTSFGEPCPGLGSYLSVEYHCKEGLNLLMSNLAAVYDDVTFTVKWLLHPFQGNLSCSLRAGDGHNVHPYSPKELESSVVHKYSHPGVYLVLVDCSTSEWHVKVQKTITIQEPVGEFGVIKCYSPNHSTDGANCKGLYGSLLLIQVEVEAGTNVTYRIQSGDMLVSHSSVVRGIIPHNITVGPEVQEQLGSGCHQLSLKASNGVTTPGVSTELQVCLLEPVEGLQASLLLEEGQCPDSHLPISVSLEHGAPAQLLFSVTGDNKTFSETRHMHNSSLQVYNITPTVQGSLEITVKAWNVFSDMEVEVNLWNVTVACSNFLDLLHDHGNTPATTQSTTTPTPPSCTISPQNGTVLDPFNINCTASSFCSSGNCLYCFRTNKGNHLRCSSANEVKSIYLPLGEESNNYSLSVVATVKNGFTKTSTSITTQVRPANSSSTVQELQSAVVDSVAQLQQQGLLSGENLGQMFQSVSDMLNDGGDSAEQTDARKKLREKMLTSMNEVLQNSPSNSTQEVQVTAGAVVGLTKKPEELTPAAQEKASSLVADLSSSLLFMNVSQENGGDQVVNAATPIVEAASNILKVSSNLNKMFCRLQKKISNFLLDGMENVQSALLNGKVTDQGPAIVSMEKISLFVNRVSPETLQMQSIIVPKNTSSSFSFPPLPADVLPLEEPVDVRMMSFERNPFSWSEEADISGALGSVSLSRANGSVIPIENLTHEIEILLPRLDGEQVNSTILNLSNYSTLKINVPSPDVTLVLRMEPSEDLTFKLFLGDKNYPTTADYVAKTHMPNNGTIQEERYIWVLAPSDRGGHVGEHYLVVQPIVEAGVKSVNASVSVTSIAAQCKYWNESQSAWSEAGCRVGPLTTPFVTQCLCNHLTFFGSSFFVMPNVVDVSRTAELFSTFTENPVVVCFVGAVFVAYLLVVVWARRKDIKDTAKVKVTVLEDNDPLAEYGYMLNISTGHRRGASSSAQVTVTLLGTEGESEPHHLTDPDKPVFERGAVDTFLLTTPFSLGELQSIRVWHDNSGEHPSWYVNKVMVQDLQTGQKWHFLCNSWLAIDMGDCLLDRSFPVATEMDLKRFSNLFFMKTAKDFRDGHIWFSVISRPPNSTFTCVQRVSCCFSLLLCTMLTNIMFYGIPTDPSEQTMDLGHIEFTWQQVMIGVQSSIIMFPINLLIVSIFRNTRPREKKPGQPKTEASKQGKTGRVSPSQPPSPQMEHKDITPDTVIKDIKRIAQSLSKAMKSPMPRLELELGSGRQADINTLLSLVEDIIRQQNRAGGEFYTDVCKREGSLLLSLGSVELQDSSLCGSPEKTVDRSQKRSSNSQYLYRQLRHVEKELSLLGPSRFPNPHSYQRAVQQVQGMKGLLESQLSSSSLGGDQPACSISPAESLDEDTSKRKCCSGGLPWWFVFVGWILVLATSGVSGFFTMIYGLHYGKERSISWLISMVVSFFESLLITQPLKVLGFAVFFALVLKKVDQEEYGDPKVDGILRNPDEAGAMRAARRDSTCSFYQPPPPSDIEKIRNNLMKEQKVFALIREILTYMGFMWMLLLVAYGQRDPNAYFLTRHIQQSFTQGISDNMSPGDVFTWANTSLLNNLFGEYPGFITDGNSKLVGNARLRQVRVQKNSCRVPRSMRQSVPDCHAPYSWEVEDMGSYGPGWNRSVGDNSSVSLRSPWKYQSQARLRSYPVWGSLVLYRGGGFVEELGPDSYNASRTIQFLFDSTWIDMYTRAVFIEFTVYNANVNLFCIATLMLETTAVGAFQFRSELQSVRLYQSTGGLHIFVMASEVVYFLFILYYMFVQGKLMKQHKWGYFRSKFNLVELAIIVLSWSALSVFIKRTLLGNRDMAYYHDHKDQFASFHATATADAVLGYVIAFLVLLATVKLWHLMRLNSKLHMITATLQRAWTDISGFLVVITIMTLAYSIACNLMYGWKLYSYKTLMDSAQTMVSLQLGIFNYEEVLDYNPVLGAFLIGSCIVFMTFVVLNLFISVILVAFSEEQKHHKPSEEEEIVDLMLMKLCSLFGIKYKKEERNDNKGPSTIST, via the exons ATGGAGAGCATGTCTTTCACCCAGCTGCTACTGAgcactctcttccttctctgtccATCGGGTgccgaggaggagagtgaggcttTCGCCTGCCCAGAACACCAGCAGGGCTTTGATAGCTCCTGTTATGAGTTTGGGGGTCTCCGGCGTTCTTTCTTCAGTGCTCAGGGTTGGTGCGAGCGAGGTGGAGGACACTTGGCATTCATCCAGAATGAGGAAACCCAGCAGTTCCTTCAGAAGCACCTGGAGTCTGAAACGGACTGGTGGCTGGGGCTCGCCCCGGCCTCCGCAAACCTCACTCTGGATTCTTCTGCTGCTGAAG GGCCCCTGTCGTGGCTGGATGGCTCAGATGTCAGCTACTCTAACTGGGTGAGCAGTCCAGCTCCAGGGGCTGGCTGTGCCCACATCCTCAGAAACTCAGGCTTCCAGTGGGAGGCCACAGCCAACTGCAGCCAGGAGTTCACCTTTGTCTGCGAGTTTG AGTCCGGTCGCACTATTGCATGTGCACACCACAACGCCACACTGCAATGCGGTTCTGGTCAAGTGATAGAGGTTGATGACAGCTTCTATGGTCGTAAAACAGCTCATTACTGCCGTTTGAGCCCAAATCCTTCACCCACATCGACACAGGAAGAGTGCAGCTGGATGGATGTTGTAGATTCAGTAACAG GAGATTGTCATGGGCTGCAGGTGTGCCAGGCTACTGTAGATGTGACCTCTTTTGGTGAACCCTGTCCTGGACTTGGAAGCTACCTGTCTGTGGAGTACCACTGCAAAGAGG GTCTGAACCTGTTAATGAGCAATTTGGCAGCAGTCTATGACGACGTGACCTTTACAGTGAAGTGGCTCCTACATCCATTCCAGGGCAACCTCAGCTGCTCCCTGAGGGCTGGAGATGGACACAACGTTCACCCCTACAGTCCGAAGGA GTTAGAGAGCAGTGTGGTTCATAAATACAGCCATCCAGGAGTCTATTTGGTTTTGGTGGATTGTAGTACCAGTGAATGGCATGTTAAGGTTCAGAAAACCATCACCATTCAGGAGCCTGTCGGAGAGTTTGGTGTCATCAAATGCTATAGCCCAAACCACTCAACAGATGGCGCCAACTGCAAAGGTCTCTATGGGAGCCTATTGCTAATCCAGGTAGAAGTGGAAGCTG GTACAAATGTGACCTATAGAATCCAGAGTGGGGACATGTTGGTGTCTCACTCATCTGTGGTCAGAGGAATCATTCCCCACAACATTACAGTGGGTCCAGAGGTTCAGGAGCAGCTTGGGTCTGGCTGCCACCAGCTAAGCCTGAAGGCGTCTAACGGGGTCACGACCCCTGGAGTGTCCACAGAGCTGCAGGTGTGCCTGCTGGAGCCAGTGGAAGGCTTGCAGGCCTCCTTGCTGCTAGAGGAGGGCCAGTGTCCAGACTCCCACCTCCCCATCAGTGTCTCTCTGGAGCATGGAGCTCCAGCACAGCTCCTGTtctctgtgactggagacaACAAGACTTTCTCTGagaccagacacatgcacaacagCAGTCTGCAAGTTTACAACATCACACCAACAGTACAAG GTAGTTTGGAGATAACAGTCAAAGCCTGGAATGTCTTCTCAGacatggaggtggaggtgaatttGTGGAACGTCACAGTTGCCTGCAGCAACTTTTTAGACCTTTTACATGACCATGGAAACACG CCTGCCACCACCCAGTCTACCACCACTCCCACGCCCCCTTCATGTACCATCTCCCCACAAAACGGCACTGTCCTAGATCCATTCAACATCAACTGCACCGCCTCCTCCTTCTGTTCGTCAGGCAACTGCCTGTACTGCTTCAGGACAAACAAAG GAAATCATCTTCGCTGCAGTTCTGCAAATGAAGTCAAGTCTATTTACCTTCCTCTGGGGGAGGAAAGCAACAATTACAGTCTGTCCGTGGTGGCAACAGTCAAAAACGGGTTCACAAAGACAAGCACTTCCATCACCACGCAG GTGCGTCCGGCCAACTCCAGCTCTACAGTGCAGGAGCTCCAGTCTGCGGTGGTGGACTCTGTCgcccagctgcagcagcaggggCTGCTCTCTGGAGAGAACCTGGGACAGATGTTCCAGTCTGTGTCTGACATGCTGAACGACGGTGGGGACAGTGCAGAGCAAACGGATGCTAGGAAGAAG CTGCGAGAGAAGATGCTAACCAGTATGAATGAAGTGCTGCAGAACTCCCCAAGTAACTCCACCCAGGAGGTGCAGGTAACTGCAGGAGCCGTGGTGGGGCTCACCAAGAAACCTGAGGAGCTGACCCCGGCTGCTCAG GAAAAGGCCAGTTCCCTGGTGGCAGATCTCAGCTCCTCCCTTCTATTCATGAACGTCAGTCAGGAAAATGGAGGTGACCAGGTGGTGAATGCCGCCACTCCCATAGTGGAGGCGGCCAGCAACATTTTAAAAGTCTCTTCTAAT CTCAATAAAATGTTTTGTCGTTTGCAGAAAAAGATTTCAAATTTCCTTCTCGATGGAATGGAGAATGTTCAAAGTGCATTGTTGAATGGGAAAGTGACTGACCAGGGGCCAGCCATTGTGAGCATGGAAAAGATCAGTTTGTTTGTCAACAG AGTGTCTCCAGAAACCCTTCAAATGCAGTCGATCATCGTTCCGAagaacacctcctccagcttctccttccctcccctgcctgctgaCGTCCTTCCTCTGGAGGAACCGGTGGATGTGCGG ATGATGAGTTTTGAAAGGAATCCATTTTCTTGGAGTGAAGAGGCTGACATCAGCGGTGCTTTGGGCTCGGTCTCACTCAGCAGAGCAAATGGCTCAGTCATCCCCATAGAGAATCTGACTCATGAGATAGAG ATATTATTGCCCAGGCTGGATGGAGAACAAGTGAACAGTACAATCTTAAACCTGAGTAACTACAGCACTCTGAAGATCAACGTTCCTTCACCTGATGTGACGCTGGTGCTGAGGATGGAGCCATCAGAGGACTTGACCTTTAAACTGTTCCTGGGTGATAAGAACTACCCCACCACAGCGGATTATGTAGCTAAGACTCATATGCCTAACAATGGCACGATACAAG AGGAGAGGTACATATGGGTGCTGGCTCCCAGTGATAGAGGAGGACATGTTGGGGAGCACTACCTTGTGGTGCAACCCATTGTGGAGGCAGGGGTTAAATCAGTAAATGCCAGCGTGTCTGTCACCTCCATTGCTGCCCAGTGCAAGTATTGGAATGAGTCTCAATCAGCTTGGAGTGAGGCCGGCTGCAGG GTTGGCCCTCTCACCACCCCGTTTGTCACTCAGTGCCTATGTAACCACCTGACCTTCTTTGGAAGCTCTTTCTTCGTCATGCCCAACGTTGTGGATGTGTCTCGCACCGCAGAGCTCTTCTCTACCTTCACTGAAAACCCAGTGGTTGTTTGCTTTGTGGGCGCCGTCTTTGTAGCTTATCTCCTGGTGGTCGTGTGGGCACGCAGGAAAGACATCAAGGATACTGCCAAG GTAAAGGTAACAGTACTGGAGGACAACGACCCTTTGGCTGAGTATGGCTACATGCTGAACATCAGCACAGGACATCGACGTGGTGCCTCCAGCTCAGCTCAG GTAACCGTGACTCTGCTGGgcacagagggggagagtgagccCCACCACCTCACTGACCCTGACAAACCTGTGTTTGAGAGGGGTGCAGTAGACACCTTCCTGCTGACCACCCCCTTCTCCCTGGGGGAGCTGCAGAGCATCAGGGTGTGGCACGACAACTCTGGAGAACACCCGAGCTG GTACGTAAACAAAGTAATGGTGCAAGATTTACAAACTGGGCAGAAGTGGCACTTCCTCTGTAACTCCTGGCTTGCCATCGATATGGGAGACTGCCTTCTAGATAGATCCTTCCCTGTTGCCACTGAAATGGATCTAAAGAGATTTAG TAACCTGTTCTTCATGAAGACAGCCAAAGACTTCCGTGATGGTCACATCTGGTTCTCTGTGATCAGCCGTCCTCCAAACAGCACCTTTACATGTGTGCAGCGAGTATCATGCTGTTTTTCTCTGCTGCTCTGCACCATGTTGACCAATATCATGTTCTATGGCATCCCGACTGACCCCTCTGAACAAACAATGGACCTGG GTCACATTGAGTTCACCTGGCAACAAGTGATGATTGGAGTTCAAAGTTCTATCATCATGTTCCCCATCAATCTGCTGATTGTGAGTATCTTCAGAAACACCCGCCCCCGAGAGAAGAAGCCTGGTCAACCCAAGACAGAGGCCTCCAAGCAGGGGAAAACTGGCCGTGTGTCTCCATCACAGCCTCCTTCTCCACAGATGGAACACAAGGACATCACACCAGACACTGTCATCAAG GACATCAAGAGGAtagcccagtctctctccaaGGCCATGAAGAGCCCCATGCCTCGTCTGGAGTTGGAGCTGGGGTCTGGACGACAGGCTGACATCaacactctgctctctctggtgGAGGACATTATCAGACAGCAGAACCGTGCAGGTGGAGAGTTTTACACTGATGTCTGCAAGAGAGAAggatctctccttctgtctttaGGTTCAGTTGAACTACAAG ACAGCAGCTTGTGTGGGAGCCCTGAGAAAACTGTAGACAGGAGCCAAAAACGGAGCAGCAACAGTCAGTATCTGTACAGGCAGCTCCGCCATGTTGAGAAGGAGTTGAGTCTACTGGGACCTTCTCGCTTCCCTAACCCACACAGCTATCAGCGGGCTGTGCAGCAGGTCCAGGGCATGAAGGGATTACTGGAGTCCCAgctctcttcctccagcctTGGAGGGGACCAACCGGCATGCAGCATCAGCCCAGCAGAGAGCCTCGACGAGGACACCAGCAAGAGGAAGTGCTGTTCAGGAGGGCTGCCGTggtggtttgtgtttgtgggcTGGATATTGGTGCTCGCCACTAGCGGTGTGTCCGGATTCTTCACTATGATATATGGGCTGCATTATGGGAAGGAGCGCTCCATCAGCTGGCTCATCTCTATGGTTGTGTCCTTCTTTGAGAGCCTCTTGATCACACAACCACTTAAG GTGCTGGGATTTGCTGTCTTCTTTGCTCTTGTGCTTAAGAAAGTTGATCAGGAAGAATATGGTGATCCTAAGGTCGATGGAATTCTCAGAAACCCAG ATGAAGCTGGTGCGATGCGGGCAGCCAGGAGGGACAGCACATGCAGCTTCTACCAACCCCCTCCTCCAAGTGACATTGAGAAAATAAGGAACAACTTGATGAAAGAACAGAAGGTCTTTGCTCTCATCAGGGAGATTCTAA CCTACATGGGGTTTATGTGGATGTTACTCCTGGTGGCTTATGGCCAGAGGGATCCCAATGCTTACTTCTTGACTCGACACATCCAGCAGAGTTTCACCCAAGGAATTTCTGACAACATGAGTCCTGGTGATGTGTTCACCTGGGCAAACACCTCTCTACTAAACAACCTGTTTGGAGAATATCCAG GTTTCATCACAGATGGGAACTCCAAGCTGGTGGGTAATGCTCGCCTTCGCCAGGTGAGGGTACAGAAGAACTCGTGCCGCGTTCCCCGCTCCATGCGCCAGTCTGTGCCTGACTGTCATGCTCCCTACTCATGGGAGGTGGAGGACATGGGCTCATATGGGCCCGGCTGGAACCGCTCTGTGGGGGACAACTCCTCAGTGAGCCTTCGCAGCCCATGGAAGTACCAGAGCCAGGCCCGACTGAGGTCATATCCTGTCTGGGGTAGTTTGGTTCTGTACAGAGGAGGTGGCTTTGTGGAGGAACTGGGCCCAGACTCATACAATGCCAGCAG AACCATTCAGTTCCTGTTTGACAGCACCTGGATTGACATGTACACCCGGGCAGTCTTCATAGAATTCACTGTGTATAATGCCAATGTCAACCTCTTCTGCATTGCCACTCTCATGCTGGAGACCACTGCCGTAg GGGCGTTCCAGTTCCGCAGTGAGCTGCAGAGTGTTCGTCTTTACCAATCGACTGGTGGTCTTCACATCTTTGTTATGGCCTCTGAGGTCGTCTACTTTCTCTTCATCCTGTATTATATGTTTGTTCAG GGCAAGCTGATGAAGCAGCACAAGTGGGGTTACTTCAGGAGCAAGTTTAACCTGGTGGAGTTGGCTATCATCGTCCTGAGCTGGagcgctctgtctgtctttatcaAGAGGACTCTTCTGGGAAACAGGGACATGGCCTACTACCACGACCACAAAGACCA GTTTGCTAGTTTCCATGCCACAGCGACTGCTGATGCTGTGCTGGGCTATGTGATAGCCTTCCTGGTGCTGCTGGCGACAGTCAAGCTCTGGCATCTGATGAGACTCAACTCCAAGCTGCACATGATCACAGCCACACTGCAGAGGGCCTGGACTGACATCTCAGGCTTCCTGGTGGTCATCACCATCATGACTCTTGCCTACTCTATTGCT TGCAATCTGATGTATGGCTGGAAGCTGTACTCTTACAAGACCCTCATGGATTCTGCTCAGACAATGGTCAGCCTGCAACTGGGAATCTTCAACTATGAGGAG GTCCTGGATTATAATCCTGTGTTGGGTGCGTTCCTCATTGGCTCCTGCATCGTGTTCATGACCTTTGTGGTGCTGAACCTTTTCATCTCCGTCATCCTGGTGGCTTTCAGTGAAGAGCAGAAACATCACAAG CcctctgaagaggaggagatagtGGACCTGATGCTGATGAAGCTCTGCAGTTTGTTTGGGATCAAGtacaagaaagaggagagaaatgaCAACAAAGGACCCTCCACTATTTCCACATAG